One part of the Arabidopsis thaliana chromosome 1 sequence genome encodes these proteins:
- the SRS5 gene encoding SHI-related sequence 5 (SHI-related sequence 5 (SRS5); CONTAINS InterPro DOMAIN/s: Lateral Root Primordium type 1, C-terminal (InterPro:IPR006511), Zinc finger, Lateral Root Primordium type 1 (InterPro:IPR006510), Protein of unknown function DUF702 (InterPro:IPR007818); BEST Arabidopsis thaliana protein match is: SHI-related sequence 7 (TAIR:AT1G19790.2); Has 299 Blast hits to 299 proteins in 34 species: Archae - 0; Bacteria - 2; Metazoa - 11; Fungi - 2; Plants - 180; Viruses - 0; Other Eukaryotes - 104 (source: NCBI BLink).), producing MAGFFYLGGRDNNSNNNKQDHHQVDKDHHHQDKSNYLYLYKDEIYNNNKGFEIWPPQYFQQQEHQQQQQQQQHASAPANFYSFGMVPSGSSSNNNNNRSRSLYFNVVSDHEPGGFTVTRQGGMNCQDCGNQAKKDCPHMRCRTCCKSRGFHCQTHVKSTWVPAAKRRERLAQLASLQHHSASSRETQNAKRLREASGGDNNDDKDHSGGGGSALANTRVVNANSNSGLEVSQHLPPEVNSPAIFRCVRVSSIEEDEDDQAYAYQTAVNIGGHIFKGILYDQGPEHQDNHHLNLLASTATTTNVEETATKTVTGNNNNGLMLDPSSLYPAQLNSFIAGTPFFTPPRS from the exons ATGGCAGGGTTCTTCTATCTAGGAGGGAGagacaacaacagcaacaacaacaagcaaGATCATCATCAAGTAGACaaggatcatcatcatcaagacaAGAGCaattatctttatctttacaAAGACGAGATCTATAATAACAACAAGGGTTTCGAGATTTGGCCTCCGCAATACTtccaacaacaagaacatcaacaacaacaacaacagcaacaacatgCCTCAGCTCCTGCAAACTTCTACTCATTTGGAATGGTTCCTAGCggaagcagcagcaacaacaacaataaccgTAGCCGGAGTTTATACTTCAACGTAGTCTCCGATCATGAGCCGGGAGGGTTCACGGTGACGAGACAAGGAGGTATGAATTGTCAAGATTGTGGAAATCAAGCTAAGAAAGATTGTCCTCATATGAGATGTAGAACTTGTTGTAAAAGCCGAGGCTTTCATTGTCAAACTCACGTTAAGAGCACTTGGGTTCCTGCTGCTAAACGTCGTGAGCGTTTAGCCCAACTCGCTTCCTTGCAGCACCACTCAGCCTCCAGCCGTGAAACGCAAAACGCCAAACGCCTTCGAGAAGCTAGTGGTGGTGATAATAATGATGATAAAGACcatagtggtggtggtggatcGGCTCTTGCTAATACCCGTGTGGTGAATGCTAATTCTAATTCAG ggttGGAGGTGAGTCAACACTTACCACCGGAGGTTAACTCACCGGCGATATTCCGGTGCGTTAGAGTGAGCTCAAtagaagaggatgaagatgatcaAGCATATGCTTACCAAACGGCTGTGAACATTGGAGGCCATATCTTCAAAGGCATTCTCTATGACCAAGGACCAGAACATCAAGATAATCATCACCTTAACCTACTTGCTTCCACTGCAACCACCACCAATGTGGAGGAGACCGCCACTAAGACTGTCACCGGTAACAATAATAATGGATTAATGCTTGATCCTTCTTCGCTTTACCCAGCTCAACTCAACTCCTTCATCGCGGGTACGCCATTCTTCACACCTCCGAGGTCTTGA